One genomic region from Zalophus californianus isolate mZalCal1 chromosome 12, mZalCal1.pri.v2, whole genome shotgun sequence encodes:
- the LOC113911008 gene encoding cytoplasmic dynein 2 light intermediate chain 1-like produces MPSETLWEITKAEVEERGSSGSEGDGLEIGEKSVFFIGSKNRGKTTIILRCLDRDEPPKPTLALEYTYGRRTKGHNIPKDIAHFWELGGGTSLLDLISTPITSDTLWTFSIVLVLDLSKPNDLWPTMEILLQATRSHVGKMIMKLGKTNSKGESEMRQKIRSNMQKDHPVSCCWDYS; encoded by the coding sequence ATGCCCAGTGAAACTCTCTGGGAAATCACAAAAGCCGAAGTGGAAGAACGTGGAAGTAGTGGAAGTGAAGGTGATGGACTTGAAATtggagaaaaatctgttttcttcattgGAAGTAAAAATAGGGGAAAGACTACTATTATTCTAAGGTGTCTTGACAGGGATGAGCCACCAAAACCAACCTTAGCTTTGGAATATACATACGGAAGAAGAACGAAAGGGCATAATATACCAAAAGATATTGCTCACTTTTGGGAACTAGGTGGAGGAACCTCTTTATTGGACTTAATCAGCACACCAATCACGAGTGACACCTTATGGACATTTTCTATTGTTCTTGTTTTGGATCTTTCCAAACCTAATGACCTTTGGCCCACCATGGAAATTCTGTTGCAAGCCACAAGAAGCCATGTAGGTAAAATGATAATGAAACTGGGGAAGACAAATTCTAAAGGAGAGTCTGAAATGAGACAGAAGATACGGAGTAATATGCAGAAGGACCATCCAGTGAGTTGCTGTTGGGATTATTCCTAG